The region ATTCTGTCGGCCCTTCCACGCTGTGCCAGGGGATTCCGGCGGAGGCCAAACTTTCGGTCACAGTGTCGCGCAGCGCGTCCGGCCGTCCGACGACCACCACCCGGTGTTCGTCACGGGGAGCAGTCAGTTCCACCGGACGCCACACACGCCGGTGCACCGATCGGCCCGCACACCCGATCACCGGATACCGCAACCCGGACGCGACCGCGACAACCGCGCCGTCCACCGACACGACCGCGTCGACCGTGTCCGGCCCGGCCGGCGTCACGTCCACGACGAACGCCTCCGGCGGCGCACCGATCACGTCCAGACGTTCGGCGCGCACCGCCATCCGCAGCTCGGGCTCGCCCTCGAACGACGCCGGCGCGATGGTCATCACCGCGTCCACCACCGGGGCCCACGTCGACCCCGGAGCCATCCGGACCTCCGCCCGCATCCGCCCCCGGCCGGCCGCCAAGTGCCCGATCGTCCAGTCGAACCCGGTCGACGGCACGCCGACGGCGTCGAGCCTGCGTCGCACGAGATCGGTGTCCACCGGTACCAGGTTCGCGTTGCGGGGCACCGATGTCGTCGGCCTCTCGGTCGGGATGTCGGCCTCGGCGTGCACGGCCCAGTCCGCGTCCGGTGCGTCGGTCCGGGAAGCCAACCGCAAGCGCCGCCCATCACGGACGACTTGGAGCTCACGGCGTTGCGCGGTCAGCAACGGTTGCCGCATCACGAGATCGGCGACGGAGTGCCCGTCGCAGGCGTCGAGGAAGGTCTGGGCCAGCACCGCGGCCGGCACGATCTCCGCGCCGCCCACGGTGTGGCTGCCGGGGTAGGGACGGTTGGCGTCGTCCAGCCAGGTCCGCCAGGTCGTCACGGCACTGCCCGCGACCGAAGTCCGTGCGCCCAGCAGCGTGTGCGCGTCGACGTCGTGCCCCCGCGTGCCCGTGACGGGCTGGGGCGTGCGCCAGTGCGGCCGGTGCTGCCAGGCGACGGGCGGCAGCGTCACCAGGTCGCCGGACGGGTGGACCCGGGCCCAGTCGACCGCCACGCCGTGGCAGTGCGCCTGGCCCAACGCCGCGAGGAACTCCCGGTGGTCGGGGCGGTCGCGGCGCAGCGTCCAGCCGACGGCCGCCGGGTCGTCCAGCCCGGACAGGCACTCGGTCACCGAGTGCGCGACGACCGGGTGCGCCGAGATTTCCAGGAACACGCGATACCCGTCGTCGGCGGCGGCCGCGACGGCCGAGCTCAACCGCACCGGGTCGCGCAGGTTGCGCACCCAGTAGTCCGCGTCCGGTGCCAGCCGGGAACGGGGGTCGCGCAGCGCCGTGCGGTACACCGGGATCGTCGGCTCCCGGGCGAGGACCTCCACCGCCTTGAGGTCCGCCAGCAGCGGTTCCATCTGCGGGCTGTGGAAGGCCACGTCCGAGTCGACCTCGCGCACCACGGCGTCCCGGCAGCCCGCGGTGAACTCCGCCACGGCCCCCGGTTCGCCGGACACCACCGTGGACGCAGGCGATGGGATGATCGCGACGACCACGTCGGTGCGGCCGGCCAACCGGCGGGCGACCTCGTCGGAGGGCAGCCCCACCATCGCCATCGCACCCCGGCCCGCGACCCGCCGGAGCAGCAGCGACCGGCGGCAGACCAGGCGGGCGGCGTCGACCGGGTCCAGCCCGCCGCCCGCGACGGCCGCCGCGATCTCGCCCACCGAGTGCCCGATCACCGCCGCCGGCGTCACGCCGTAGGACCGCCAGACGGCGGTGAGCCCGAGCTGCACGGCGAAGATCAACGCCTGGGTGCGGGCGACGTCGCCGAGATCACCGTCCCGCAACGCCTCCTGCGGCGAGAACCCCATCTCCCGCCGGTACACCTCTTCGACCCCGTCGAGCGCCGCGCCGAACGCGGGTTCGTGCGCCAGCAGGTCACGGCCCATCCCGGACCACTGCGACCCGTGGCCGGAGAACACGAACACCGGCCCGAGGCCGCCCACCGGACGCCCGGTCGTCACGCCGTCCACGGCCTGCCCGTTGGCCAGCACGCGCAGCCGCGCGCGCAGGTCGTCCCGGCCGGTGGCGGGCACGACCGCCCGGTGGGCCAGGTGGGACCGGCGCAGCGCCAGCGTGTGTCCCACCGACGCCAGCGGCACGTCGTCGGCCAGCCGCCGTTCCAACCGACCCGCCGCAGCGGCCAGCGCCTCCGGCGAAGCCGCCGACAACGGGTAGAGCCGGGGCACGTCCGGCCCGGTCGGGACCGGTTCCCGGTCGGGCGCCTGCTCCAGCACGACGTGCGCGATCGCGCCGCCATACCCGAAACCGGACACCGCCGCGCGGCGCGGCTGGTCGGATACCGCCGCGCCGCGCGGCAGATCGGGCTCCGCCGCGCGGCGCGGCAGATCGGATACCGCCGCGCGGCGTGGCCCGCCGGACCACGGCTCGGTCTCGGTCGCCACGCGCAACCCGTTGACGCCCCAGGCAATGTCCGGGTTGAGCCGCCGGACCACCCCGGGCGGCACGATCGCGCGCTCCAGCGCGAGCACCGCCTTCACCACGCTCGCGACGCCGGCCGCGCCTTCCAGGTGGCCGATGTTGCCCTTCACCGAGCCGATCGGGCACGGCTCGTCGCGGCCGTAGACGGCGCTCAACGCCGCGACCTCGGCGGGGTCGCCCAGTCGCGTGCCGGTGCCGTGCGCCTCGACGAACCCGACGGTCGCCGGGTCGATCCCGGCGTTCGCGCAGGCCCGACGCATGACCTGCTCCTGGGCCGGGCCGGAGGGGGCCATGATGCCCTCGGTGCGGCCGTCCTGGCTGACCGCGCTGCCCCGGACCACCGCGAGCACCCGGTCACCGGCGCGCAGCGCGTCCGACAGCCGGCGCAGCACCAGGACGCCGCAGCCCTCGCCGCGGCCGTAGCCGTCCGCGTCGACGTCGAACGGCTTGCTCCGGCCGTCCGGGGACAGCGCGCCCGCCGCGTCCAGCGACAGCGTCTCGCCCGGCGACACGACCAGGTTGACCCCGCCGGCCAGCGCGGTCGAGCAGTCGCCCGCCCGCAGGCCCTGGCAGGCCAGGTGCAGCGAGACCAGCGACGCCGAGCACGCGGTGTCCACGGCCAGGCTGGGCCCGTGCAGGTCCAGCGCGTGGGCGATCCGGTCGGCCAGTGCGCACGTCGCCGCGCCGATGCCGGTCCACGCCTCGATGCCGGGCAGGTCTTCGAGCAGCCGGCGGCCGTAGTCGGCGGTGCAGAACCCCACGTAGACGCCGGTGTCGGTGCCCGCGAGCGAGTGCGGCGGGACGCCCGCGTGCTCCAGCGCCTCCCAGGCCGTCTCCAGCAGGACGCGCTGCTGCGGGTCCATCAGCTCGGCCTCGCGGCCGGACAGGCCGAAGAAGGCCGCGTCGAACCCGGCCACGTCGTCGAGGAAGCTGCCGCGCGCGGTGGTGCGCCGCAACGCCGACTCGTGCGCCGGGCTCAGGTCGCGGTACCAGTCCCACCGGTGCGCGGGCGCCGGGCCGGAGGTGTCGCGGCCCGCGAGGACGAGTTCCCAGAACGCCTCGGGCGTGTCCGCGCCGCCGGGGAAGCGGCACCCGACGCCGACCACCGCGATCGGTTCGGTCATGTCCGCTCCCGGCCGCACGCCGCCCGGACCACGGCCCGCCGCTGGGCACGGCACTGTCCACTCCGGACCGACTGGTCCGCAGCGGCTGCTCCTCCCGGGTGTCGTCGCACCTCCGGAATGCTTCCAGCGGCCCGGTGACCGGCGCATCTTCCAGCGTGCGCGGAATCCGCCGAAGGACCGCAAACACGGAGGTGCCGCGCGGCGCGGGACGCGGAAGGGTGGCGGGAGGGAACGACGTCGCGCGGATCCGAGACGCACCG is a window of Saccharothrix espanaensis DSM 44229 DNA encoding:
- a CDS encoding type I polyketide synthase, whose product is MTEPIAVVGVGCRFPGGADTPEAFWELVLAGRDTSGPAPAHRWDWYRDLSPAHESALRRTTARGSFLDDVAGFDAAFFGLSGREAELMDPQQRVLLETAWEALEHAGVPPHSLAGTDTGVYVGFCTADYGRRLLEDLPGIEAWTGIGAATCALADRIAHALDLHGPSLAVDTACSASLVSLHLACQGLRAGDCSTALAGGVNLVVSPGETLSLDAAGALSPDGRSKPFDVDADGYGRGEGCGVLVLRRLSDALRAGDRVLAVVRGSAVSQDGRTEGIMAPSGPAQEQVMRRACANAGIDPATVGFVEAHGTGTRLGDPAEVAALSAVYGRDEPCPIGSVKGNIGHLEGAAGVASVVKAVLALERAIVPPGVVRRLNPDIAWGVNGLRVATETEPWSGGPRRAAVSDLPRRAAEPDLPRGAAVSDQPRRAAVSGFGYGGAIAHVVLEQAPDREPVPTGPDVPRLYPLSAASPEALAAAAGRLERRLADDVPLASVGHTLALRRSHLAHRAVVPATGRDDLRARLRVLANGQAVDGVTTGRPVGGLGPVFVFSGHGSQWSGMGRDLLAHEPAFGAALDGVEEVYRREMGFSPQEALRDGDLGDVARTQALIFAVQLGLTAVWRSYGVTPAAVIGHSVGEIAAAVAGGGLDPVDAARLVCRRSLLLRRVAGRGAMAMVGLPSDEVARRLAGRTDVVVAIIPSPASTVVSGEPGAVAEFTAGCRDAVVREVDSDVAFHSPQMEPLLADLKAVEVLAREPTIPVYRTALRDPRSRLAPDADYWVRNLRDPVRLSSAVAAAADDGYRVFLEISAHPVVAHSVTECLSGLDDPAAVGWTLRRDRPDHREFLAALGQAHCHGVAVDWARVHPSGDLVTLPPVAWQHRPHWRTPQPVTGTRGHDVDAHTLLGARTSVAGSAVTTWRTWLDDANRPYPGSHTVGGAEIVPAAVLAQTFLDACDGHSVADLVMRQPLLTAQRRELQVVRDGRRLRLASRTDAPDADWAVHAEADIPTERPTTSVPRNANLVPVDTDLVRRRLDAVGVPSTGFDWTIGHLAAGRGRMRAEVRMAPGSTWAPVVDAVMTIAPASFEGEPELRMAVRAERLDVIGAPPEAFVVDVTPAGPDTVDAVVSVDGAVVAVASGLRYPVIGCAGRSVHRRVWRPVELTAPRDEHRVVVVGRPDALRDTVTESLASAGIPWHSVEGPTEFGPLDGITDVVVVPDLATGHTVLLDAAAAAKGVARVWCVTVGVRECADDARLAQTPLWGIARALHADQPVTILDVDPRRSWASLLPSLLGTDLPDPVVSLREGSAAAPRLVPATTRTPVPCRPDGTYLVTGGLSALGLAATRELVARGARRIVMVDNEVLPLRAEWDDVSDADVRRRIDVIRWCEERGVTVRLTETLVPLDDLPPVRGIVHAQGADGDVLSLHSLYPPGSLDFLVLCTPGAAFLGAGPVDVTVAGAEHEGLAGLRAADTTVLTWAGVTAEEAIAAWDGPGFTAVVSDADAIPEFLREKAIEEAPDDHSAEVVPERLWEHVRREVGVQVAAEMRLAEDSLDHRRPLVEQGLDSVMGVLVRRRLEKRFGHDLPAVLLWQRPTVTALADHLVGLLGAGGPSRPRDPGRDR